The sequence ttttaattgaattgttttttattttgcatATATGATGGGAGGAGATTGAGAGAAAGAAACCTCAAAGCTAGTTGGATCAGAAGTGGGGATGATGGTAGGAACATATTCCAAAGCATGATTCACCATTGCCTTCCACTTCTTGTCTGAAAGTCTATTACCTAGCAACTGCATGCAACCAAAACAAATGTCAATTCTATATATTGTTTTActacaaataattaaaactaaGGGATTATATTGATTATGAATTTCTTATTCTAATTTgctaataattttatatatatatatatatatacctttcTTAGAGAACGATAGTCCCTTTGATGAGCCTTCACAAAACTATCCACGGTTAGGATACCTTCGGAAGATAAGCGCTTGTGATATTCGCCATTTCGCCCGATCCCTTCCAATCTCCATACTTCGTCTTCTCCTCTCGGAGGGTGGTGTTTCTTGTtcactattatatatatatatatatatataagatattataataaaaatgaaaaaatgggtGCATGTAGATATGTATGACTCAAGAAGATATACGTACGTTGGACTCGGTGATCTTTCACTCTAAAAGGGTTAGACACAGCGTGTTGAATTGTGGGGCAGTTGTCGTTGGAGTCATGTATAACTCTTAATCCCAAACGAATGTTCTTAGTCCGTGTCCTGCTTGAATTTCTAGTGAAGAACACATTGGTGATGGAAGAAACTCCATTTTTCAAGCGAAACCTTTTCCCATCACCAACCAACAAAGGTCGTTCTCCCAGCCTTTGAGACACAACACTTTTGTAAAAATCTGAGAGAGTTATCACCTCCTCGTCATCGAATTCTCCATCGAGGACGACGACCTCAATCAACACCGATGACAAAGGATGTGTGGCATCAACGATGTAATAATTGGCGGCAATATCAAATAGTCCAACTTGCAGTTCCTCCCCGTTCTCGGCCTCGATGTCATTGGTGGTGAAGATGGTGGACGGAATCTTGTTCATGAAACGTAACTTTAGATTATTCGTCTTTCCAAATCCACCACCACCAACTATAACTGTATCATCTTCAGCAACGTCTTTTAGACGGGTACTTGAATTAGAACATGATTGGCAGGTGATCAGGTTATTGTGAGCCTTAACCTTGTCCTCCACCTCCTCTCGTATCTAAAATCAATCCAATTTATCATAACGCACCGGCTTTAAACTTTCAACTGAATCGATGAATTaacaaaaaggagaaaaatagagaaacaTACAAGCGGGCGAAAGAAATTTTCAACATAAGCCAAAGATTGAGGACACAAAACCTCATGATCTCCAACTCCAAACCtgagaaaaacaacaaaaaaataaagatgaaatgaatatgatgaaacaaaagaagaaaccCCAGATGAATGAAGAAAGTAGAAATACCCAGATGGAAAAGTAGAGTAGCGGGAGGTTGTTTGATTGTGTAGTTGTTGATCATTCTGAGGATGGAATAAGCTGTTTTTATCATGGTGTGACATGATTGCTAGATCTTCTCTGAGTTTAGAATAAATGGAAATTGAAGAGACAAATATAGAGGAAGATACGGTAGGAATTTCGAGATGGGTTGTTGGGAGTTTATATTAACAAGGTTTTTTTTGATCGTTTGTTGGGAGTCATGGAGAAACGTTAAGTATATAAAGGTAGTTGCAGGAAAAAAACTAGTGAATTCCAAAGCCACTTCCCACTTCCAAGAACCTGCCACGAACTTTCTTTCTTGCTTCTCTTATTTAGTCATTCTTTGATCAATAGGCGTCTGTCCCTTCCATTATATTTTTCTAGACAAAAATCCTTACGCGGGTGCATCTATCTATCTTTACATAGCTCATAAAttatccaatattttttttttatgtatttccTTTTGTATATAATTACAACCAAGTACTACTCTTTTTTTTTAGGTAGACGAGATCCAGGTAGAATTTTATTTTACCCCTTTTACTTTGAATCTTATTAAATTTTAGcagtaaatattaaaattagtcaagttaatttttattaaaattgattaactactatatttgaaaaaaaaattatctttcttaattcttagattttgagtttattttctatttagtATAGTTCAtcggtttcaaaatgttatatttttagcaTTTATTGAGTTTGACTTGAATTTACTCatgagttttgtttttatttggtctataaatttcaaaattaacactttttatcttgatttttgttgaatttgtaattcaattcaattgaataagtaacaaaatatgtggattaaaatagtattttcaCCTAGAAAATTTTGggaataatattatttttaagagTCATATTTGGATGTGCATCAATCTTTTTAcagtaaaaaattaaaaatgatgtGACAAACTATGATGGAAGAAATAGACGaagtttataaataatttgtatggtgagTGTTTCTCAAAATCCAAACTTTATACATCCAATATGAATATTATGCGTAATTAAATCACTTTGTGGCTCAGGTTCATCAAATATGATGAATTGTTAGGAGAGAGAAGTGAAGTTCgtaaatgagagaaatacaGAGACATCAACACGGTGTCGACGCGATATGAAGAGAGAGGGAGGGAGACGACTTGGGGGTCTtcttttaatacattttttaagCCAACGCTGctaatttttctctttcttttgacTATTATACCTAACCCTTTTCAtcattagaaaaagaaaaaaaaaaaaaaaaaaaacataatgtgTTCGTTTTGTTGAACTTAGAACGTAGAAATATTCGTGGTTAGATTGGGTTAGGTTCAAACTCAACTCAATTGTTCAGATTTTAAGGTTGAGAAACCTTTGCTAATTAACTAATGATGAATCAACACAACCATGAAACATTTGAATTGGGTTGGTTCAAATTGgataaatcattatttaaatttttgttataaaaaaagtaaaatattaatatgtaaaaaaatttatttaattatttttgcttGTGGATtaacaaatcaattttaatttatcatGAATTTTTTTCCATAGTGTTCAAATTATTCTTTCCATACTGTGTAAAATTCCAAAATGAAcatattgaataattttgttcacAATGTGTTTCAATTAAGTAttgtgagatttttttttcctttctttttgggtactacaatttttttatttaggaCCACTttatccaaaaattaaaatgagaaTGAAACTGTTTAGAAATGGCGAATGATACTTCTTTAAAACCGTCGAAAAAAGTCAATGCTACCCCTTTGAAAAATGTCCAAACTAAaagtttaaacatattttttttttactgaaaaCATGAGTTAATTATCTTCAAACATGAAAATTCTCCacaataaatttgaaatgtgtTTTTACTAAAAACATGGGTGCATTTTCATCAAACTTAGTAATCTCTAGAACATTATCGGACCAATTAACctagaaaataaaatgataagaaGCTTTTTAGAAATATAATGGTAGCACTTCAAATACGGGAAGAAAAAAGTCGATAATATTCCCTTTCAAAAATTATCAAACCATGCCCAGGTGAAAAGTTTTTCAGATGTCTTTTTTACTAAAAATATGGGTTCATTACCATCAAATTTGAACATCTCCCAtggtaaaattgaaaaatgatgacccgattttttttttactgaaaaGAACAGAGAAAGTTTGACTGgtgaaatttttaattatagagTAGAAACATTGAGGAAAATTGATCGGAAAGgaagaagattaaaaaaataagagatcaaagggaattaagaaaaaaaaagaaatgaaccCCTAACTTAGGGAACACCTCTATGTTCCTCCATTTTGATATACACaaaggaaaagttttaaaaaatcatttttttttgtaaaaatataaataaaaaaaaaagatacgtGGCAATTCGTTATTGGATAGCTCCTCGAAATGCATAGAGATTGGTGCAGGTAGTTTGTGCTtggtttattttatgaaatatttcatttttagttaaatataACGAGATTTCATGACATTTATAAATTaggtgtgtttttttttaaaaaaaaagttgctaTGTGATATTCAGAAAATGTTTGTGAGTTTTAAGTAATGGTGATGTTTTTAGTTGAAGTTGTGTTCAAGAACATtagattatgttttatttaaatgattttagGATAATgagaaagcatgttttatttATGATAAAGTATACAAGTTATAAGATTTAtggaaaaaattatttcaatcaACTAGATCTTGTATACCATGTGATTACTCAATGCATCTCgtaaatatgttttattaatGGAATTTAtggaaaatatgttttaatgtgaataatgagaaaatatgttttatgtataataaattTGTATATTTGAAATCTAAACAAACAAAAGAGCCTATATATAGGATAAACGAACTAAATCTATGGAAGATTAGAAGAGAGAGATTGGGTAATGTGTTCACAACAAATTATGATTACAAgataatatatttgattaaaGAATAATGACTAAGagcataataataataataataataataataataataataataataataccgACTAAATTCTAATAAACcacacacatacacaaaaaTGAAGTTACCATCAATCTTGATTTCGGAAGTATGATTGGACacccaaaatatatatactaaaatGATCAACAAATAAGAGATATTAAAGGATTTGAGATGTCTTTTGTGTATGGAGAAACATATTAGCATCCACAACACTAGTccaaagaacaaaaatttatttttctcaggttaatttaaagagaaaattgatCTTTATGAAAAGAAATAAGGTTTTTATGTGGGTTTTTAAGGGTTTGTTTGGTTGACAATCCAGATTCTGTTTTATGTTTCTAGATTTACAGATTTTAGAGAATATGTGTTTGATAGATAACTCGGATTGTGtttgtgaaaatgtttttcGGATTCTATGATCCAACTAGTGCAACTTctgaaaataacattttttatgttttcattgtatccaattttttaatttgaaattctgAAATGCAcaagtatatatattaaatatatctcatgttataaactcaattttttttttttgcccttaatctcaaattatttagttaatgttttgatgatataataaacttgattttgtttactattaattttaatattttgagtGGTTCATAGTGTAGAGCTTGGAATGTTTTATTACTAACAACGACAAAATTAGAATATCTAATGACGCTTTTATGTTCAAGTGGATTTGGCGCTTCTATGTTGAAAAGAGAGTCTATGGAAATGTTTCAACTATTATCCACTGATCAAGAATTCGAGTGAGGATAATGTTAGTAGTTGACATATCTGAAACTTATTTGTTATGTCGTGTAAACCACTACCTTGAAAGCAAATTGAATACAACCGTGATATGAATTGTTGTCGTCGGATGGAAGGTTAGAATCATAGtgagaaaaattggtttgttCAAAATCGGAAAAGTGAAAACAGTGATCCATAAAGCTTAATTTTCAGATCTAAGACCTAAAGTTACAAGATGTTTGGAAGAATTAAAACACCATTAAACGTTTTTATTTTAAAGCAATTAAATCATGTCCTAGACCAATAACTGCTACATTATCACAAAAAAGAAGTACAAAGAAAAGCTAAAAAAAAGCTGAAAGTCAAGTATACAAACTTGAATGATAGACTAGAGAAAAGTCTTTCAATTGAGCGAAATGACGGATGCATCGTAATtccaaaatttttgaaaatgcgGTTATTTGTCTCCGACGAAAAACTCGAAAGAGTGGCTCCAGTTAAGTTATACCATAagattttcttgaaatttgagGAATGCTTATTAGTTGCTGTAAAACATTGTCCAGATTGTTTGGGAGACTAAAAGATGAAATACCATGAATCTGATACTAAATTGAAGCAGAGTACGAGCCTGGCATTTGTCAGCTGTGTCGAGGCCTTCGTGTGGTAAGGTCCAAATGAAAGTTTTACATTTCTCGGCAAATTCGTAGACCAAAGATATCAAACATTTAGAGAAAAGTTGGGAGTTCAAGAAGCAGAGAGGATTCTTTTTAAAAGGTCTGGGGAGAAGACTATTTGATGCAAGACTTCAACATATTAAAGGTTATGAATGACCAACATGCACTTAAACTTAGATCTAAGGTCCACAAAGACAAATGGGAGTAATTCTTTTCACTTGTCCCATAAGGAAGAATTTAGGATTAGATAGAGAGTATATATAGAAGACCGCTTCTATAAAGTTAGAGATTTATTAGATAGACCAGTAATTGTACTTGTGTTAAGAGAAGAAGTAGTTTCATTTTTTACAAAATCTTAAACCTTGCTTTTTTTAGCTTTTCTttgtacttttttatttttatttttgtgataATGTATCAGTTATTGGTCTAGGATATTATGAAGATACTATGTTAAGATATCCCGATGCATCtactgattttttttatttcttaattatcttttcgatatattttcaaattttaaacaatgttttgaaaagtaacaaaaaaaatgtttttgggcagtgtttaataatcatttaaatttttttgtttttgctttttaaGGCCCATTTTGATAACAAtgtggtttttggtttttagttttttttttttaaaaaaaaaaaagataatgcACGTTTTGTAACTATTtggtatttattttttattctttaatacCAAATCTATAAACATCATTTCCATTtattggtttatatgttttattgtCTAGATTGTGGAATCGGTGCTTTCAAAAccataataaaatttgaaaactgaaaagagtaattttcaaaaatgattttgtttcttaaaattgactaaaaattcaagtgtttatataagaaatatgaaaatcttgtgtaaaaaattatgagaaagtATGCacggttttaaaaaaataaaaaactaaatggggTGTACTTTCGTCatcatttttggttttttcttctttcaaaatAAAGAACCAAAAACATGTTTAGTAATTGTTTTTGgttctctatttttaaaaactgaaaactaaaaacataTTTGCTAATTGtctgttttctatttttgaaaaatcaaaatagattttaatgacttgttttaatttaattttttttttataaaaatacaatcaaaatacttttaaagtattttttccataaaatatataaaattattcaattatatatttgtctttcaatttttaaaaaccaaaaaactaaaaataattatcaaattagtataaatatgttaaattaggtgtagtagatgcccattattagtgtccattggTCACGTGTCACTTATTCATTACCCCATGTGTTGTCTATGTGTCTCAAGATGTGATCAATctaaaaagattggagaaatccattatttgttattttatttactttttgttatttatttattttatatatttatatattataatatatttattttattatatattattatattatattttttccatattCGTATTCTCGTTGTGCATTGTTGTGCTcctctcttatacacatctagatgtgtataagagacagttattatattatattttttccatattCGTATTCTCGTTGTGCattgttgtgctcctcaaattcacaacacgttatcagcatgaGCTCCTATCATTTTCCTTGCTAAAGTTAGGTCCTCAAGGTATGTTGGGTTTTCCCTCTTCGTTGTAATTAACAAATTTAAcgttatttttcatatttaatatctattaaatttataatataaatacagTATTTTATGTTAGTGTTGCCAcaacaaatctcacaaaatagaattttttgcccttgatattaacagcaacaattatttgtcatgggtacatgatgccgaaatccacctggatgctatgaatcttggagagactattaaagaagaaaatacgacatccagtcaggacaaagcaaaaactatgattttccttcatcatcatctccatgagggattgaaaattgagtctcttacaataaaagatccctctatattgtgaaaatttttaaaagagaggtatgatcatcaaaaaacagttattcttcctaaagttcgttatgagtggatgcacttgaggctacaagatttcaaatcactaagtgattacaactcttCATTAtctaaaatcaattcaaaactattgttatgtggagagaaaattattgatgctaatatgttagagaagacattttctacattccATGTCTTGAATATGTTCCTACAGCAGAAATATTGAGAGAAATGTTTGAAACaatattctaaactaatttcatgtcttctcgtggccgaagaaaataacgagttattaatgaaaaatcatgattCTCGACCAACCGAAATAATGTCATTCCCTGAAGTAAATgatgtgaattttaataataatcatggttGAGGCCGTGACCATgttagaggaagaaataattaatttttgtggtgttcgttctaatcattcaaatttcaaaagacccacacaaaatgatgatctcAAAGGAAAAGCtcaacaagataagagttcaaaaagtattgaaaataaatgcttccgatgcggaatgactgTTCATTGGTCACATATCTGCTGTATATCAAAATatttagttgatctctatcaagcatctCTGAAGgagaaaaaacaaagaaaaatgtggaagcaaattttgcataccaagataatgacatatttgactcatctcatatgacaaatttAGATGTGGCGGACTtatttgaatctcctgaagagaaaatcaGCAGAACtaatggaacatcaagtgttttcTTTGACTTtcaaatatctagacttaatgttgctttttttattcatctccatgttttttccctcttagtagatgttaacctttATTATTcgaaatgttgtttttcttattgtaattattttcttttaatgaagaaattggatcattttcatatgttggatgACTAGAAAATGAGTagagaagatctatgtctggcagatagtgcaactacatatacaatacttacaagtaaaaatatttttccaaactgacaatgctggaagcaaaagtcaatactattggggttgatgccctaaatctcgtagagtcctattttgtaattgtaatgtacaaaaattttatttatgtaataaaatatgtgatgttttatttcaaaattagttacaCTAACCAGAAACCAAACATCTAggattatcttgtagcttaaacatgtatatagagacatacgggtggatcatgtttaagtgatagcctaaatgatctgtagtagatgaataaggctgaataccttatcctggtgacactacgagtatgacccgttttgtaggtgttacaattgttgtaaagtactacatatgatctgattctaatcatttatgtggagacgtgagcgggaatattctatacgaaggagtttgtataagactagaccacgaaatatttagtctcattatataacatcgttcataatagagaatAGAGAcctacatttcaccaggatgaccataggtaacatgacctaaatcctgaataagttgtgaactcctgcctatgagagcggtcttttgatttgtatggatgaaagtggccagatcgccaactcaacaagcctaccattctggggattcgtctaattggggagctaggaacacacctacacaagaaggaattcattctATCCTCAATATCGGGGCAAACAGATAAATTatttccttaagggctgattccggggtttgaacaatgtggcgtcacaccctctcctagctcgaTGGGGGTTtgattatagttggactatgatttattattcattagagggattaatggtatttaaggagttagatataactatatgAGCaaaatggtacttaagaagtgttcacacatagttggactatgttgtattgttcattagagaaattagtggtacttaagaagtgagatatAACTATATGAGCaaaatggtacttaagaagtgttcacacatagttggactatgttgtattgttcattagagaaattagtggtacttaagaagtgagatataactatatgagcaaaatggtaattttggcccaactgtacttaccaacaatttgtgaaggatcatcgttcTGTTGATTAGTTacatccaatggacatagaaatatatctgtagtgcaaagaatgcagttgtcggtctttagtggagtgcccaagagttaacggatggtgaataatttaattaaagagtttaattaattattcacgtatagttggagcttcaagctataggttcatgaggtcccctcggtaggtCAAcgagattaaatgagaatcagtttttggattaatttgcattgttcaaattaattaagggaatttattatatatgatataatcaattaattttaattatatgttatataattactataatgtaattgatacattataatattatgtatttatgagaggaaattaatatttgaatatgattcaaatagtaattatatgaattgaattcatataattaaatttagtgtaaatgtgatttatattaaatgtcattagtgagagaaaagaaactatagggtatattgtatatgatacaatattaaaactataacttatatgtgatatttgatataacatatagtttaatgtatattatatgatgagTTAGTTTTCATattaatgtatatattaaattaaattaattatattaatttaaagttaatgtatattatatgataaagtttaATGTATATTCTTCTCCCTCCCCCTTTTTCTCTCCACTTTTATGTGAGTGAGATGAGTGGTTTTTGCAatagtcttcttcttcctgtaACAACTCTCACAGAAGAGTTTTGTGATTAGATATCCCAGAGAAGAAACCTTTCTTCCTTCCTCtcaatttttctctctttcttctcaATCAAAATTCACTAGAGCTCATAGCTCCTGAGTTCtcttgaagaaactcttatcaaagagagctcatgagcggaagcacgaccgatccaaattcattgtgatagaattacaagcattcacaaacatacaaactagttataCATCTactaacaaattacgacatgctttcataaataaatacaaagagAACGAGAGATTTTACTTTGAACAACTTTTCTTCTGACTTTCTCTCACTCTCGTGAAGTCTGGAATAGCAACTTCTCGTTGTCTCTACGATCATCTACCAAAACATCTGGTCAATCttagtaaccttggtattctcggagt comes from Benincasa hispida cultivar B227 chromosome 2, ASM972705v1, whole genome shotgun sequence and encodes:
- the LOC120071523 gene encoding calmodulin-binding protein 60 D-like isoform X1, with product MSHHDKNSLFHPQNDQQLHNQTTSRYSTFPSGFGVGDHEVLCPQSLAYVENFFRPLIREEVEDKVKAHNNLITCQSCSNSSTRLKDVAEDDTVIVGGGGFGKTNNLKLRFMNKIPSTIFTTNDIEAENGEELQVGLFDIAANYYIVDATHPLSSVLIEVVVLDGEFDDEEVITLSDFYKSVVSQRLGERPLLVGDGKRFRLKNGVSSITNVFFTRNSSRTRTKNIRLGLRVIHDSNDNCPTIQHAVSNPFRVKDHRVQLNKKHHPPRGEDEVWRLEGIGRNGEYHKRLSSEGILTVDSFVKAHQRDYRSLRKLLGNRLSDKKWKAMVNHALEYVPTIIPTSDPTSFEQQNLVQNEAMEGVEVGNQNTDASNLGDGFQDQTLLANFQQLFYNHIFQDHNPTQTLLSHGEASTSNAHNHYVENTSTCNQYFQGAAWNKLVPNPK
- the LOC120071523 gene encoding calmodulin-binding protein 60 D-like isoform X2, with protein sequence MSHHDKNSLFHPQNDQQLHNQTTSRYSTFPSGFGVGDHEVLCPQSLAYVENFFRPLIREEVEDKVKAHNNLITCQSCSNSSTRLKDVAEDDTVIVGGGGFGKTNNLKLRFMNKIPSTIFTTNDIEAENGEELQVGLFDIAANYYIVDATHPLSSVLIEVVVLDGEFDDEEVITLSDFYKSVVSQRLGERPLLVGDGKRFRLKNGVSSITNVFFTRNSSRTRTKNIRLGLRVIHDSNDNCPTIQHAVSNPFRVKDHRVQLNKKHHPPRGEDEVWRLEGIGRNGEYHKRLSSEGILTVDSFVKAHQRDYRSLRKLLGNRLSDKKWKAMVNHALEYVPTIIPTSDPTSFEQNLVQNEAMEGVEVGNQNTDASNLGDGFQDQTLLANFQQLFYNHIFQDHNPTQTLLSHGEASTSNAHNHYVENTSTCNQYFQGAAWNKLVPNPK